TACGGACACCCAGGACCAGACTCCCTCACCGCCATGATCTACCTCTGCCTCGGCGGAATCACCCTCAACCTCCCCACACAAACCTGAGGAGAGGGTCATGCGTTCGAGTCTACCGCACAAGATCAGCTCCCGCTCGCGGGAAACCCCTTACCTACAAGAAGAATCGACGTCAATCTCGCCTTGCATGACGACTCACCAGCCTGTCAGGCCCATACGTACAGTCCAGGCCGACACCCGCACGCGGGAAGTTGTTCAGCACACGTGAGCCCGTTGCTGGTCTCGTACTTCCCGTCGCGAAGCCACGCGATGGCTTGAGCGGAGACCGAGGGCCACGCCGCACGCACACGGACCTCAGACGCCGACGGGCCCTTCCCCGCACGGGGAAGGGCCCGTCGAAACGTGACCGTCGACGCGACCAGCGCGTCCAACCGCTGTGAACCTGCCGGAGTCCGCCGAAGCGGATCAGAAGCAGGGGCGGTACGGGCTAGTTCTTGCTGAGCACCTCGTAGGTGACTTCCTGGCGACCCTGGCCGCGGGAGACGCCGAGCGCGTCCCACGTGTCGGGCAGCAGGTCGATCACCGCGCCGGTCCAGCCGGCCGGGCCGCGGTCCGCGACCGGGGCGATCACGCTCTTGCCGGTCTGCTTGCTGGTGATCCGCACCATGGTGCCGCAGGGAATCTTCCACAGCGCCACACCCTTGGTGATGTTCTGGCTGTTGCCGCCGCAGGCGAGGGGCTGGTACTCCGTGGAGTCACCGAAGAAGGTCCCCGGTCCGCTCTTCGTCTCCAGCACCTTCCAGACGGGCCCGGAGGCCTTCTTGACGGTCTTCGCCTTCTTGGTCACCTTCGGCTTCGGCTTGGTGGTCTTCTTCACCACCTTCTTCTCGGCCTTCTTGACGACCTTCTTCTCGGCCTTCTTGGTCGCCTTGGGCTTCGGCTTCGGCTTCGGCTTCGCGGTCTTCGTCGGCGTGGCCTTCGGAGTGGCGGTCGGTACCGGCTTCCGGTCAGCACCTCGGGCGGCGGCCTTGGGCGACTTGGCGGCCTTGATCGGCTTGTCCACGGACGCGGTGGCCGGGGCGGGCTCGGACCGGTTGGCCAGGACCAGTCCACCCGCGGCGACTCCGGCCACCACGAGAGCCGCGGCCACAATTCCTACGACGATCTTTCGACGGGCACTCTGCGAGAATTTCTGCAGCCCAGACAAGAGCAAAACCTTTCGATCGGGACAAATCGTTCTGCACCGCTGCGGAATGATCTCCCCCGACCGCGCGCGACCCGAATACGCGGGCCGCCGGCGTCACGAAACCTGACGTTGTGTCGCTTTTGTGTGAGGTCTCGATACTTATGTACGGACAACCGCGGGCAGTCGGCGCGATGGGACACGACTGCTCGGCGCAGCACCGGAATGTAGCTGGCGAAACCGCGCAGGGTTCGCCACGACGCCACCCAGATTTGCATGTACGGCGAGATCATTCCAAGTCGGTGCGCACCGCAGGAAAGTGACCTTCACCACATCAAATGCGGCGAGTAACCTGGTGACAGCGCAGACCGGATGGAACCGAAAGAATATGCGCACACCCTGCGGGCCCACGAAAGATTATCAGCACTTCGTGGTGCCTTTATCGGGGCAACTCTAGCTTTCCCGGGCAGAACTGTCCAAACAGCTCCCGAATTGGTCCGCGGGCACCGGGGCAACGAGTCGTTGACAGATAACCGACAGGCAACCGACAGGCAACCGACTGACAAATGACAGCGCCCGGCCCCACCTCGTCGGTGGGGCCGGGCGCTGAGAGCTACCGGAAGCCCGGTACGCCTACTTCGTCGCGGGTACGACTACTTCGTCAGTCCGTCCACGAAGTCCGCGTTCTTCTTCGACCAGTCGGACACACCCTTGGCCTCGTTGCCCTTGTTCTTGTTCAGGGCCTCGTCCTCGAGGGTGCCGAGCTGCTTGTCGGTCATCTTGAAGTCGGCCATCCACTTCTTGACCTCGGGGAAGTCCTTGCCGAAGTCCTTACGCCCGACCACGTGCAGCTGCTCGCCCTTGCCCAGGGTCCCCTTGGGGTCCTTGAGGTCGTGGATGGGCAGCTTGGCGTAGGCCCAGTGCGGCTTCCACAGAGTCACCACGATCGGCTTCTTGGCCTTGATCGCCTTCTGCAGCTCGGCCAACATCGCCGGCGTGGAGGACTTGGCCAGCTGGAAGTTGTCCAGGCCGTACGCCGGCATGACCTTCTTCTCGGTCGTGCTGGTCAGCCCGGCGCCCGCCTCGATGCCGGTGATCTTGCCGCCGAACTCGCCGGACTTCGCCTTCAGGTCCCCGATCGTCTTGACGTCCTTGACGTAGTTGGGGACGGTGATGCCGAGGGTGGCGTTGTCGTACCAGACGCCCACGTCCTCCAACTGCTTCCCGTAACGGTCCCAGTACGTCTTGTGGGTCGTCGGCAGCCAGGTGTCCAGGAACAGGTCGACGTCACCCTTGGCAAGGCCGGCGAAGAGCGGTCCCGGGTCCAGCTGGACCATCTCGACCTTGTAGCCCTTCTTCTCCAGGGCCTGCTTCCAAAGGTGGGTGGTGACGACGTCCTCGTCCCAGGGGATCCAGCCGATCTTGATCGTCTTGCCGTTCCCGGAGCCGGAGCCACCTTCCTGGGTGGTCTCCTTCTTCTTGTCGCCACCGGCGGCGTTGTTCGCACCGCCGATGGTGCCGCAGCCCGCGGCCACCAGCGTGGTGGCCACCAGTGCCGCGAGCGCAACCGCCAGGCGGCGCCACAGTCCTCCAGTTCGCACGGTTCTACAGTCCTTTCGTCGTCAGGTAGTTCACGTCACGCGCCCAAACGGCACGTGAGTGCCCCGCATGGTCGGTGTCAGCGCTGCCGGAACGTCATCGGTTTCCGGCGGCCGACTGCGCACGGACCACTGCCGAACGACTCGTCAAAGAGGCCGTCAGCCGGTCGAGGTAGACCGCGAGCACCACAACCGCCAAGCCGGCTTCGAAGCCGCCGGCCAGATCGATGGTGGAGATTGAGGTGTAGACCTTGCCGCCGAGGCCACCGGCGCCGACCAGCCCGGAGATCACGACCATGGACAGGGCCAGCATGATGACCTGGTTGACGCCGGCCATGATCGTCGGCAGGGCGAGCGGGATCTGGATCCGGCCGAGGATGCGTCCAGGCGGTGCGCCGAACGACTCACCGGCCTCGACGACCTCACGGTCGACCTGGCGGATCCCCAACTCGGTCAGGCGTACGCCGGGTGCCATCGCGAAGATGACGGTGGCGACGACGCCGGGTACAACCCCGACGCCGAACAGGAAGATCGCCGGGATGAGGTAGACGAACCCCGGCATGGTCTGCATGAAGTCCAGCACCGGCTTGACGATCCGGCTCACCGTCTCGTTCTGCCCGGCGGCGATTCCTACCGGGATGGAGACCACCACCGCGACCAGGCTCGCGACCAGGACCAGCGCCAGCGTGTCCATGGTCGGCTTCCACAGCCCCATGCTGTCGATGAGGAGGAACGCGACAACCGAGAACACGCCGAACTTCCAGCCCCGCAGGGCCAGTCCGAGTACGCCGAACGCGACCGCGAGCACGATGGCCGGCGGCAGGCCGCCGAACGCCGCCGCGTAGCCGAGCGCCATCGCGACCACGAAGGCGCCCGCGCCCCACTTCCAGCCCTTCAGGGAAAGGGCGAGCAGGCCGAAGACGACGGCCAGGCCGACGATCACGGGTGCGTTGAAGAACCCCGCGAGCCCGTCGACGACGAAGCCGACAGCACTGCCGATGGCGTCGAACAGCCCACTGAGGTTGTTCACCAGCCAGTCGACGACGGCGGCGAAGACCTCGCCGATGGGCAGGCGAGGAATCGAGAACGTGGCGAGCAGACTCACGGCCTGACCTCCTCGGTGTCCGTGCCGGTGCTGCCGGCGGGCTTGTCGTCAATCCCGGCTTGCGTGCCGTCAGGGACGGCCTGCGCCCCGTCGGAGTCGGCCGGCGTGCCGTCGGATTCGGCCGGC
This Actinopolymorpha cephalotaxi DNA region includes the following protein-coding sequences:
- a CDS encoding ABC transporter permease; protein product: MSLLATFSIPRLPIGEVFAAVVDWLVNNLSGLFDAIGSAVGFVVDGLAGFFNAPVIVGLAVVFGLLALSLKGWKWGAGAFVVAMALGYAAAFGGLPPAIVLAVAFGVLGLALRGWKFGVFSVVAFLLIDSMGLWKPTMDTLALVLVASLVAVVVSIPVGIAAGQNETVSRIVKPVLDFMQTMPGFVYLIPAIFLFGVGVVPGVVATVIFAMAPGVRLTELGIRQVDREVVEAGESFGAPPGRILGRIQIPLALPTIMAGVNQVIMLALSMVVISGLVGAGGLGGKVYTSISTIDLAGGFEAGLAVVVLAVYLDRLTASLTSRSAVVRAQSAAGNR
- a CDS encoding septal ring lytic transglycosylase RlpA family protein, whose protein sequence is MAAALVVAGVAAGGLVLANRSEPAPATASVDKPIKAAKSPKAAARGADRKPVPTATPKATPTKTAKPKPKPKPKATKKAEKKVVKKAEKKVVKKTTKPKPKVTKKAKTVKKASGPVWKVLETKSGPGTFFGDSTEYQPLACGGNSQNITKGVALWKIPCGTMVRITSKQTGKSVIAPVADRGPAGWTGAVIDLLPDTWDALGVSRGQGRQEVTYEVLSKN
- a CDS encoding glycine betaine ABC transporter substrate-binding protein translates to MRTGGLWRRLAVALAALVATTLVAAGCGTIGGANNAAGGDKKKETTQEGGSGSGNGKTIKIGWIPWDEDVVTTHLWKQALEKKGYKVEMVQLDPGPLFAGLAKGDVDLFLDTWLPTTHKTYWDRYGKQLEDVGVWYDNATLGITVPNYVKDVKTIGDLKAKSGEFGGKITGIEAGAGLTSTTEKKVMPAYGLDNFQLAKSSTPAMLAELQKAIKAKKPIVVTLWKPHWAYAKLPIHDLKDPKGTLGKGEQLHVVGRKDFGKDFPEVKKWMADFKMTDKQLGTLEDEALNKNKGNEAKGVSDWSKKNADFVDGLTK